Proteins encoded in a region of the Bactrocera tryoni isolate S06 chromosome 4, CSIRO_BtryS06_freeze2, whole genome shotgun sequence genome:
- the LOC120775979 gene encoding farnesol dehydrogenase-like, producing the protein MEQLKAKLAVVTGASSGIGAAIVRDLIAAGLIVIGLARRYERVEALRQELPTAEQRARLHAIKCNIADAQDVTETFTRIIRDHGPVYVLVNNAGCLRSGQLATMAECEVQEVLQTNVMGVVNCTRHVFAAMRAHRIDGHVILINSICGHKVPVVPGHMPTLNIYPATKFALTAINEIYRQEFKELGTRVKVTSISPGLVDTELITEAQKKIVDGKILTPENVSGAVMYVLSQPSNVLIHELIMKPMGDMI; encoded by the exons ATGGAGCAATTAAAAGCGAAATTGGCGGTGGTGACCGGCGCCAGTTCGGGCATTGGTGCCGCCATTGTGCGCGATCTAATTGCAGCCGGTTTAATTGTTATCGGTTTGGCGCGACGTTACGAACGCGTCGAAGCGTTGCGCCAAGAGTTGCCCACCGCCGAGCAACGTGCGCGCCTTCACGCCATTAAATGCAACATTGCCGATGCACAGGATGTGACGGAGACATTTACGCGCATCATACGCGACCATGGACCCGTATATGTGTTGGTCAACAATGCCGGTTGCTTGCGTTCCGGCCAATTGGCCACGATGGCCGAGTGCGAGGTGCAGGAAGTGTTGCAAACGAATGTTATGGGCGTGGTCAATTGTACACGCCATGTGTTTGCCGCTATGCGGGCGCATCGTATCGACGGTCATGTGATATTGATAAATAGCATTTGTGGACACAAGGTGCCGGTGGTACCGGGCCACATGCCGACCTTGAACATTTACCCGGCCACCAAGTTCGCGCTGACAGCGATTAACGAGATTTATCGGCAGGAGTTCAAAGAGTTGGGCACCCGTGTGAAGGTGACG AGCATCAGTCCGGGTCTGGTTGATACGGAACTAATAACAGAAGCCCAAAAAAAGATTGTCGATGGTAAAATTCTTACACCAGAAAACGTTTCAGGCGCCGTTATGTATGTGCTCTCGCAGCCATCAAATGTACTAATCCACGAGCTCATAATGAAACCAATGGGAGATATGATTTAA